The following are encoded together in the Mycolicibacterium arabiense genome:
- a CDS encoding chromate transporter, with translation MSEDRPPSLFDVAWTFNHIALASFGGGLSAWSREVLVVEKQWLGEEEFLSAMTMCRILPGANQVNMAVFVGTKMRAVPGAVAAVLGLCVVPLAIVLFLSWLYFRFKEVPAVAGVLHGASAAAVALTVAMVIKTGRNCLTGVIPVALFALAFVLNGILRWPLLGVLAIVAPLALLWAWPRDRSAPAT, from the coding sequence ATGAGTGAGGACCGGCCGCCCTCCCTGTTCGACGTCGCCTGGACGTTCAACCACATCGCGCTGGCCTCGTTCGGCGGCGGCCTGTCGGCGTGGTCGCGGGAGGTGCTCGTCGTCGAGAAGCAGTGGCTGGGCGAGGAGGAGTTCCTCTCGGCGATGACGATGTGCCGCATCCTGCCCGGCGCCAACCAGGTGAACATGGCGGTGTTCGTCGGCACCAAGATGCGGGCCGTCCCCGGCGCGGTGGCCGCCGTGCTCGGGCTGTGCGTGGTGCCGCTGGCGATCGTGCTGTTCCTGTCGTGGCTGTACTTCCGCTTCAAGGAGGTGCCTGCCGTCGCCGGGGTGCTGCACGGCGCATCGGCCGCCGCGGTCGCGCTGACGGTGGCCATGGTGATCAAGACCGGTCGCAACTGCCTGACCGGCGTAATCCCGGTCGCCCTGTTCGCGCTGGCCTTCGTCCTCAACGGCATCCTGCGCTGGCCGCTGCTCGGCGTGTTGGCGATCGTCGCGCCGCTGGCGCTGCTGTGGGCCTGGCCCAGGGACCGCTCCGCGCCCGCGACGTGA
- a CDS encoding glycine-rich domain-containing protein, producing the protein MLGRRKGRWDRANAAVASLELPPAVFKTCPWQPRDLVEMGLRQWLRCCAPALHDGQVIGMPSRAIDEAWHGLILCTARYAAFCRTAYGQFLHHHPEGGSLPGVDPDPMSEQLRRTVVAWSMVSAPGERCIMWDLDRHVGVDHPWGIDPERVAAIQQDRHLRLNRTERG; encoded by the coding sequence GTGCTCGGCCGCCGGAAGGGTCGTTGGGATCGCGCGAACGCCGCGGTTGCGTCGCTCGAACTCCCCCCTGCCGTGTTCAAGACGTGTCCGTGGCAACCTCGCGATCTCGTGGAGATGGGATTGCGGCAGTGGCTCAGGTGCTGCGCCCCGGCGCTTCACGACGGTCAAGTAATCGGGATGCCATCGCGCGCAATCGACGAGGCATGGCACGGCCTCATCCTCTGCACCGCGAGATACGCAGCGTTCTGCCGGACGGCGTACGGCCAGTTCCTCCACCACCACCCTGAAGGTGGTTCGCTACCCGGGGTCGACCCAGACCCGATGTCCGAGCAACTCCGCCGCACCGTGGTCGCGTGGTCCATGGTGTCCGCGCCGGGCGAGAGGTGCATCATGTGGGATCTCGACCGTCACGTCGGAGTCGATCACCCGTGGGGTATCGATCCTGAGAGGGTCGCAGCCATCCAACAAGATCGGCACCTTCGTCTGAACCGCACCGAACGCGGGTAA
- a CDS encoding chromate transporter yields MSTYLQLIVLFGSLSLMSIGGGNAVLPEMHLRAVNQHHWLSNGQFADLFSISQTAPGPSILIVGMVGYAAGLEVGGVPGAILGGVVATVAMVLPAASLVYAITLFWQRAEESRWRIAVEKGFAPLTVGLILASSLVMSRAADHDWRAYLLTAVCTVIFVRTKLNPLLVVAGAGVIGYLGFV; encoded by the coding sequence GTGAGCACCTACCTCCAGCTGATCGTGCTGTTCGGCTCGCTGTCGCTGATGTCGATCGGCGGCGGCAACGCAGTGCTGCCCGAGATGCACCTGCGTGCGGTGAACCAGCACCACTGGCTGAGCAACGGCCAGTTCGCCGACCTGTTCTCCATCTCGCAGACCGCGCCGGGGCCGAGCATCCTGATCGTCGGGATGGTCGGCTATGCCGCCGGCCTGGAGGTGGGCGGCGTGCCCGGCGCCATCCTCGGCGGAGTGGTCGCGACGGTGGCTATGGTGCTGCCCGCCGCGTCGCTGGTCTATGCCATCACGCTGTTCTGGCAGCGGGCGGAGGAGTCGCGCTGGCGGATCGCGGTCGAGAAGGGGTTCGCTCCGCTGACCGTCGGGCTCATCCTGGCGTCATCGCTGGTGATGAGCCGCGCGGCGGATCACGACTGGCGGGCGTACCTGCTGACCGCGGTGTGCACGGTGATCTTCGTCCGTACCAAGCTGAACCCCCTGCTGGTGGTCGCCGGTGCCGGGGTGATCGGTTACCTCGGGTTCGTCTGA
- a CDS encoding phospholipase D-like domain-containing protein, translated as MQPNAAGVIVEPDDGVEPVRAFIASAERTLLIKQFTFTDETLIEAVIERRRAGVDVRVMLNAKRSGGDRANDETHRRLGAAGIDVKWANPLFYVTHEKSIVVDGTAALVATFNLCEKYFTRTRDYGVVTVDPAQVAQITEVFDADWNEADWQPSPCHGLLWSNANSRLHMARFIDTATKRIDVQHPKYVDAVILDHLAAAADRGVKVHVLCGGRHGISEWDVLDTFASLRTLRRFGVKVHKQKNLRVHAKLIIVDDERALVGSMNIDRSAFDLRRELGITTSDPLIVERLKAVFDEDWELSHHYAPPDPLHPEEHHDEDASDFPSDSTLVHE; from the coding sequence GTGCAACCGAACGCTGCGGGTGTGATCGTCGAGCCCGACGACGGCGTCGAACCGGTGCGGGCGTTCATCGCCTCGGCCGAGCGCACGCTGCTGATCAAGCAGTTCACGTTCACCGACGAGACCCTGATCGAGGCCGTCATCGAGCGCAGGCGTGCCGGTGTCGACGTGCGGGTCATGCTGAACGCCAAGCGATCCGGCGGCGACCGAGCCAACGACGAGACGCATCGACGGCTGGGCGCCGCGGGCATCGACGTCAAGTGGGCGAACCCGTTGTTCTACGTCACCCACGAGAAGTCGATCGTCGTCGACGGCACGGCAGCCCTGGTCGCGACGTTCAACCTGTGCGAGAAGTACTTCACCCGGACACGCGACTACGGCGTCGTCACCGTCGATCCGGCCCAGGTCGCCCAGATCACGGAGGTCTTCGACGCCGACTGGAACGAGGCGGACTGGCAGCCGTCGCCCTGCCACGGCCTGCTGTGGAGCAACGCGAATTCGCGTCTGCACATGGCCCGCTTCATCGACACGGCCACCAAGCGCATCGACGTGCAGCACCCCAAGTACGTCGACGCGGTGATCCTCGACCACCTCGCGGCCGCCGCCGACCGCGGCGTCAAGGTGCACGTCCTCTGCGGCGGCAGGCACGGCATCAGCGAGTGGGACGTGCTCGACACGTTCGCCTCGCTGCGCACGCTGCGCCGGTTCGGGGTGAAGGTGCACAAGCAGAAGAACCTGCGGGTGCACGCCAAGCTGATCATCGTCGACGACGAACGCGCACTCGTCGGCTCGATGAACATCGACCGCAGCGCCTTCGACCTCCGTCGCGAACTCGGCATCACGACGTCCGACCCACTGATCGTCGAGCGGCTCAAGGCCGTGTTCGACGAGGACTGGGAACTGTCGCACCACTACGCGCCGCCGGACCCGCTGCACCCCGAAGAACACCACGACGAGGACGCGTCGGACTTCCCGTCGGACTCAACGCTCGTTCATGAGTGA